TTTGTtctttaaatttatattttcttttaatttaacATTTTCTTTCAATTTGatgttttcttttaattttcttgGGCTCATATCCATGttcatattaaaaaaaaatgcaTCATCGGTATTATTGTTACTGTTACTGTTATTGTTATTGCTATTGTTATTGTTATTGTtattgtaatttttttgattttcaGCTTCCTCATCATCCTCTTCGTCGActtcttcttcatcatcGTCATCATCTTCTTGTGGTTTGTGGTATTGTCTCTTGATTGGTGTGGCATCTAATTTACCAGGACGTTCTTTAAGAAATTCTAGGTTGTTTCTTTTCTCCTTTTTTGTGAGAAAACCGATTTGATTGTCACAGAAGGAATGGTGTGTCATATTTTTACCATCATGTTGATCACTTTTTGTGTTTTGTTGAATAGTTTGAGAATTTGTATTTGTAATTTGATTAGACTTATTAGTTTGGTTAGTTGGGAGATCTAAGATAGTATTACTTTcaaatttattttgattaggacataatatatgtttatattcACAAATGGAGAGTATGGCATCAACACAAGTATGGTATATGTGTCTAATATCTAGACCATAATTAATATCATATGACCATTGTTTCAATAAATTAGAATCAGCTATTTCTTTTTGCATAgttgaattatatatttgtagAAATCTTTGTATTTTAATAAGATCTGGGTATGTAAAATAAACggaataatattttttaataagaTGGAAATCATCAAGATTTACATATAAGATTTTATATACTAATTTAGATATATCTTCAATATTAAGAATTGGTGAAATATGAATCATTTCAAAAGTGAATCTGgatttaattcttttttctaATGTTTGTGTTATATCTAATACATTTGTTAAgcaaataatattaatatatatattttttttatgtaataaatcgaataatgtatataataaattttgtttattttgtaaaCAAAATTTCTCTACATTTTCTATAATAAGTAAAGCTTGTTTTctttcattatttattttaattaaaagattttctaatttatttatataatcatttaaTAACAAGTTTGATTCTAATTTTTCATTAGtataaacataattataaagTTGAGATAAAATGGATTTAATACATTGTAAATCATCTCTATATAAATAAGCGCTTATAcgaataatataaatatatgtttcttcattttcttctttattaatttcatctacaatttttttatatttcatattaaaATCTAAGTTCTTATCATCATTTGATAAACTTCTAAAATACGTTTCATgtttttcattttgatCTTTAAAAAGTTGTTCAAgttgtattttatttctaatgttagcattttttcttaatgGTGATAAATCGttattttcaaatatatttctgATGTTGTTATTAATTTGTTCAACATTTGATGAGAAgtcttttttattttgttcttcgaatgtttttatattaataaattcgtttttatttttcatatcacaataatttccttttttttgGTGTCCAAAAGTGTGGTAAGTATTAAATGTATTACTctccatattattattattattataattattattataattattattattataattattattattattgttgttgttataATGACGATGATGATAtttaatatcattattactattagtatcatttaataaatcgTTGTAAAGTCTTTCTTCTTGATCTTTCTCATGAGGTGATTCATCAGAATCGgtctttctttttttcttaggtgtaaaattaaataaaggTTCATTcgaatttatttttatctttttgtTATCTGTAGGAGTTAAATTGGATATATCTATTTGTTGATGATAggatttatttatataaggtgtttttttatatatttttttattaatagGTTCATCTTCagttaaaaataatacatttttatttttcttattttgatctgtatcataatttttatttttcatatttctTTCTATCTGTaagaatttattaaaatattcaatAGCTAAAGATACACAGGTAGTCTTTCCACAACCTAACATACCTGTAAccaaaaatattttattttctctaattttatatgatttaattaatttttttaataattctttaattgaataatttaaatcctttttattataattatcattattatgtatataattcaaatcatcttgtaatatattttttttatcattatcattttgttctattctatttcttttttcaaaatttttatttctatttttagtattttcatcatttgttaataaattttcaaacataatatttgatatagattcttcttcatatttttcaaaataattacTATATAATCCGCCATGCAATGCTAAATTCGATTTTATACGAAcaatatgttttatatatgttaatatatatacattataaaaattttcttttcttctCTTCTCATTATCACTTAATatgttttcatttttataagcttttatttttacattcGCTATGTCTTctaaatttaaattattcaGTGTTTCTTTCATGCTTTTCCTTATTCAcaagaataaaataaaataaaataaaaaataaatatataaataaataaataaataaataagtaaAACAAGAAATACTAAAAACGTTATAcgaaaaaatatatatgtaataatatatatgtaatgagtatatgtgtattaatatatatgtaatcatatatatgtaatgagtatatgtgtattaatatatatatatgataatatacaaaaaagGATATCACATATTACCACAATATATTTTGGATGACacaattttatttaatatatatatatatatatattttaattattcactttattcttttttcaataattttatttaggtttatatttacacattatgaagaagaacaaaataatcatgttcaataattatactatataaataaatatatatatatatatattttttatttttattttttttaaattaacatttttatatcataccaaataatacatcatattgtatgtataatatgcttatatgttaaatgattaaataaatatataatatatatatatatacataatgtttattttatcaggggtaaaaaaaaaaaaaaatttcaaGAATCATATAGTGAATCATACTTATTTTGAGAATTAATAgtaatatgaaatatttatatttaatatttagagagataaatgaaaaaaattaaaacgtaatataacatttatttaaaaaaagacgttttaaaaagaaagaaaaaaaaaaaaagaaaagagAAAATTCCCGTAGACGATTTATAAAACAATCAAGAGCTgtgaatattataataataggaaatatatataaaaaaaaaaaaaaaaaaaaaaaaaaaaaattaaaattaacaCATAGGAAATCTTActtgtataaataaacatttaaaataattatatatatatatatatatatatatatatatatatacatatttatttatttatttgaattaaagaaataagaagagctacattatatatttcttaagCTTATACGTTAAATCTTAAATTTTAGGAggatattttatttatttattttattatttgaataattacttttgatattttacaaaattattaagtacatatatatatctttttctttatcttaTTTAAGTAATGTTTCgtattatttatagaaTTGTGTTTAAAATACACCaaagatgaaaatatataaaatatatataaataaatattatatatatatttacacccctgagaaaatataaaaataattaattattttccttgttcatatttttgtttctgtttcaaatatatatatatatatttatatttatttatttacattttacttttatttttcacattggtaatattaatagaaggaatatataaatttaaatattcatttgtGAGATGTTACTGtttatacaaaatatatagagaataaaaaagtaaagGATAAAAGATTAAGATACGCATTtatttacaatatatataaatatattctttattctttcttttatattaccacataatatataatatttttcaatttatataaaatattttgatttgcttaaatattatatatatatatatatatatatatatatatatatatttatatatatatattatggaAAAGTAGttatttgtaattttttttttttttttttttttttaaatcattttaaggtatcaatataataataataataacgaaaaaaaaatttgaatattatatatatatatatatatatatatatatatatatatgaatatgtttcatatatgtatataatatacgtacataaaatatatgtatagCAAAATATTCACACAAACTATTAATAAAAgtgttattttttttaatttctacataataaataatcattcattataatatatatatatatatatatatatatatatatatataattatttatattcatttgttggcgtatttattatttttaattttgttaaaaaaaaaaaattattttttttcttgtttttttttttcccccCTGTCAATAATAAGTTCTGCAGTTCTTCCTTCTTCacatattaattttattaacatataatataccactcacatatttataaaataaaatataatatgaaattaacattattatattactatatatttatttaagagtataattttatttataataagaatagatatatatatatatatatatattatatatgtattattatatagcTCATTCTACAtaagaagaaatattataattataaataatgtataaaagtataaagggttaatattaaaatgaatataatatatattatatatataaatatattatagaaattaaaaataataaaaataaaaaaagtaaatatatgtaaatatatgtaaatatatgctaatatatgtaatgaTTATCTCCTCAAATTTCTCACAATATTTCATTgatttgttattttatttattttatatatttttatttttttggaagggataatataaaaaataaataaataaacaagAAAGATAGAAGgaaaaacatatataataatatttacatatatatataataataataacaataaaatattatttatatatttttataaaaactTCACTGTGTTATTGAAATTTCctcaaatatatatatatatttatttatttatttatttatatatatttataaagtTATACTTTGTTTTAATATtgtgtaaaaaaaaaaaaaaaaaaatggtCGACGATAAGAATAAGGACAAGAATTGCTcaaaaaaagatgaaaaaaataataagatagatgaagataaagaatttgatgaaaaagtaaaaaatatgagTTTTGATGATAAAgtaagaaaaatattagatttaaaattagaaggaaataatgattataaaaataaaaattatgaaaaagctataaataaatataatgaaggaatgaaatatatgaaaaaaatagaaaataaaaatgagaAAATTAAAGAGTTAGAAATTgctttatatttaaatttaagTATTTGTTATTCAAATgtagaaaaatataatgaagcttatgataatattactAAAGTTTTAAGTTTGGATAAAACAAATGCCAAAGGTATGTTTCGATTATGTCAGATCGAATTTAATCGTTGTAATTTCGATGTTGCTAAAGATAAGATTCaagaatttattaaaatttatcCGGATAATATAGAAGCcaagaaattattaaaaaacattattctaaaacaaaatgaacataataaaaaacaaaaagaagCCTTTTCTAAAATTTTTGAAAAAGCTTCAGGACTTTATGATGATagagaaaaagaaataatgagaaagaagaaagaaaaatatgaaaaggaaatgaaagaaagaaaagaaaaaaatgaagatattataaaatttgaAGAATGGGAAATTCtagataatgaaaaaagaattaaagaagacgaagaaaaaagaaaagaaaaagaaaaagaacgagaaaaacaaaatgagaaagaaaaacaaaaacaaaaagaaatggaaaaaaaaaataaaaataaaaatgattcCTTAATGTCTAGTTCAACaactaataataattcatcTTATTTAGATATAGATGAAGAAGatcaaaaaattattaatgaaaccaaaaaaatgggatattgttattttaaaaaagatattaaagaagatgataaaaaattctttgaaaaaaatattcccaaa
The genomic region above belongs to Plasmodium reichenowi strain SY57 chromosome 13, whole genome shotgun sequence and contains:
- a CDS encoding chaperone binding protein, putative → MVDDKNKDKNCSKKDEKNNKIDEDKEFDEKVKNMSFDDKVRKILDLKLEGNNDYKNKNYEKAINKYNEGMKYMKKIENKNEKIKELEIALYLNLSICYSNVEKYNEAYDNITKVLSLDKTNAKGMFRLCQIEFNRCNFDVAKDKIQEFIKIYPDNIEAKKLLKNIILKQNEHNKKQKEAFSKIFEKASGLYDDREKEIMRKKKEKYEKEMKERKEKNEDIIKFEEWEILDNEKRIKEDEEKRKEKEKEREKQNEKEKQKQKEMEKKNKNKNDSLMSSSTTNNNSSYLDIDEEDQKIINETKKMGYCYFKKDIKEDDKKFFEKNIPKKIDTTNYENSNTLYNNQNNKAISSWNAAGTTYEEKDMTKWAKNKIEECLKNIHFKNDEDSDSLNLNNQNGSNFSSVNYPHILPIQYLSKIQLNDVKNLSVDAQIVVIRGTKRHIFELSCNLDITIFINITELHVHKVLVEIKELSSELEAGKTWKNFITIKKNDKLKIPDNLFNDIYDFVIEKVQEQIKNFTQEYNKM
- a CDS encoding hypothetical protein (conserved Plasmodium protein, unknown function), giving the protein MKETLNNLNLEDIANVKIKAYKNENILSDNEKRRKENFYNVYILTYIKHIVRIKSNLALHGGLYSNYFEKYEEESISNIMFENLLTNDENTKNRNKNFEKRNRIEQNDNDKKNILQDDLNYIHNNDNYNKKDLNYSIKELLKKLIKSYKIRENKIFLVTGMLGCGKTTCVSLAIEYFNKFLQIERNMKNKNYDTDQNKKNKNVLFLTEDEPINKKIYKKTPYINKSYHQQIDISNLTPTDNKKIKINSNEPLFNFTPKKKRKTDSDESPHEKDQEERLYNDLLNDTNSNNDIKYHHRHYNNNNNNNNYNNNNYNNNYNNNNNMESNTFNTYHTFGHQKKGNYCDMKNKNEFINIKTFEEQNKKDFSSNVEQINNNIRNIFENNDLSPLRKNANIRNKIQLEQLFKDQNEKHETYFRSLSNDDKNLDFNMKYKKIVDEINKEENEETYIYIIRISAYLYRDDLQCIKSILSQLYNYVYTNEKLESNLLLNDYINKLENLLIKINNERKQALLIIENVEKFCLQNKQNLLYTLFDLLHKKNIYINIICLTNVLDITQTLEKRIKSRFTFEMIHISPILNIEDISKLVYKILYVNLDDFHLIKKYYSVYFTYPDLIKIQRFLQIYNSTMQKEIADSNLLKQWSYDINYGLDIRHIYHTCVDAILSICEYKHILCPNQNKFESNTILDLPTNQTNKSNQITNTNSQTIQQNTKSDQHDGKNMTHHSFCDNQIGFLTKKEKRNNLEFLKERPGKLDATPIKRQYHKPQEDDDDDEEEVDEEDDEEAENQKNYNNNNNNNSNNNNSNSNNNTDDAFFFNMNMDMSPRKLKENIKLKENVKLKENINLKNKMESQYILNNVQSKFIRRHYIKKVLRDLCTIEYMILCAFTRLYKKEILPKTLYVIILEINKFKHAYPQEQIIGFSLDAYRRSFFRLVDLDIIVLSSYSLNHLNIKNFSNDLFGLHEPTKFPCYDIFLENIDTYNLNHNLIQWVKHNTEVMQ